The nucleotide sequence GCGGTGGGTGATCAGCAGGATGGTGACCCGCCCCTGCAGCGCGGCGATGGCGTCGCGGATGCGGCGCTCGTTCTCGGTGTCGAGCGCGCTGGTGGCCTCGTCGAGGATGAGCAGCGCGGGGCGGCGCAGGAGCGCGCGGGCCAGCGCCAGCCGCTGCCGCTCGCCGCCGGACAGGCGCACGCCGCGGTCGCCGATCACCGTCTCCATTCCCTGCGGCAGCGCGGCGACGAAGCCGTCCGCCGCAGCCTGCCGCAGCGCCTCGCGCAGCTCCTCTTCGGCCGCGTCCGGGTGCGCCCAGAGCAGGTTCTGGCGGACGGTGTCGTGGAAGAGCACGGTGTCCTGCGCCACGTACCCGATCCCCTCGCGCCACCCCCGCATCCATCCCTCGTCCAGCACCCGCTCGTCGACGACGACGCGGCCGGACGCGGGCGGGACGAGCCCCATCACCAGGTCGGCCACCGTCGTCTTCCCCGAGCCGCTGGGCCCCACGATGGCGGTCGTGCGCCGCGCGGGGATCCACAGGTCCACCCCCGAGACGGCGTCGCGCCCCACCGCGGGGTAGGCGAAGGTGACGCCCTCGAAGCGGATCCCTTCGGCCAGCGTGTGCACGGGCACGCCGGCGGAGAGGCGCTCGCGCTCCGCCTCCAGCGCGGCGATGCGGCGCGTGACGAGCTCGTACGAGGGGAGGTCGTGCACCAGCATCTGGTGCTGCTGCTGCAGGTTCTGCAGCCGGGGGACGAGGCGGAAGAAGATGAAGGCCAGCACCAGCGTGGCCGTTCCGGGGAGCTCCAGCAGCGCCACGGAGACCCAGGTCACGAGCCCCAGCAGCAGCGCCGAGCCCACGGTGAATAGCGCGCGCGAGTCCGCATACAGGCGGCTGGCGCGCTGCTGCACGTCGGCCGCGTGCTGCGCGGCGGCACCGAAGAGGGCCACGTTGCGCTCCTCGGCGCCGTAGCTCTTCACCGTCTTCATGCTCTGCAGGTGCTCGGTCGCCGCCGCCGTCATCTCGCCGTGCGCGCGCGACAGCCCCTCGCCCTGGCGGCGCACGGAGCGCGAGTAGCCGCGCAGCGCCGCCATCAGCAGCACCCCCGACGCCGCGGCCACCAGCGACGCGCCCGCGGAGACGCGCAGCGCCAGCGCGAAGTACGCGAGCGAGACCAGCGCGTAGGTGGCGATGGAGAGGAGGTACGAGGCCGCGTGCGCCGCCCGGTCGCATTCCAGCGTGAGCGCCTGCAGCAGGTCCGACGAGCGCGTGCGGGTGAAGTGCAGCCAGCGCGCTCCGGCAACGGCCGCGTACAGCCGGCGGCGGATGCGGAGCGCCACCTCCAGCTCCAGCCGCAGCGCCGCCAGCCCTTGCGCGCGGTAGGTCAGCGCCTGCGCGGTGGTGACGGCGACGAAGAGGGCCAGCACGGGGAGGAGCGTCGGCCGCAGCCCGAAGAACGCCAGCGCGCGGTGCGCCACCCGGGCGATCCCCGCCGCCGAGCCGGCGGGCGCGGGAAGGCCGACGGCGGTGAGCAGTGGCACCAGCATCACCACGCCCGCGGCCTCGAAGGCGGCGGAGGCCAGCGACAGCGCCAGCGCGCCCGCGGTGCCCCGCGGGTCCAGCCGCCAGAGCTCGGCCGCCAGCGCGCGCACCCTTCCGGCCGGCGGCGGCCCGGGCTCGGCGCTCATCCGCCGCGCCTCGCGTGGCGCAGCAGGAGCCGCACCGGCCGCAGCACGCGGTAGAGGGGAAAGAGCGCGTCGGGGAGACGGGCCCAGCGCCAGTCCTCCGGCGACGGGCCGAAGAGCCAGCGTCCCACGTATCGCGCCCGGTCCGCCGCGTCGTCGCGCGCGCGGAGGTTGAAGCGCAGGTTCGCCACCGTCTCCTCGCCCTCCGCCCCATCGTCGAGCATCCGCCGCTCCGCCTCGTCGACGAGCTCGGGGAGATGCGCGTCGGCTTCGATCTCCCGCGCCACCGCGGGCGGCAACGGCGCGTCCACCAGGCGCCGCGCGAGCGCGAGCCCGAGCAGGGTCGTGCGCCGCGCGCGCACCTCCGCCGCGCGCGCGAGCACGGCCGCCGGGTCGGTCCCGCCGCGAAGGAGTGCGGCGAGCGCGGCCAGCCACTCCAGCCGCTTCCAGCGATGCTTCGCCCCGTGCACGCAGGCCACCAGCACGGCATCCTCGTCGGCCAGCGTCCGCACGGGCGCGCCGCCGACGGGGACGGATTGGGCGCGCCGCATCAGCATCTCCGTCTCGATCGGCATGCAGAAGCGCTCCGACGACACACGCGCGTGCAGCTCCACCAGGCGTCCGGTGTCGCGATGGAGAAGCTGGTAGTCCCCATCGACGCGCCGGAAGTAGCGCTCCTGCGCGGGGGTGAGGTCGAGCGCCGGCTCGTATCCGGCCGCCGCGAGCACCTCCAGCGCGCGGGGGACGTCGCCGGGAAGGACGAGGAGATCGAGGTCGATGAAGCCACGGAGCGCGAGATCGCCGTACGCCTGCACGGCCAGCGCGGGTCCCTTGTACGCCAGCGCGGGAACGCCCGCGTCCTCCAGTGCTGCCGACAGCCGCCGCAGCTCCGCGGCCAGCGAGAGCGCGCGATGCACCTCCGCGCGGTTGCGGGCGCGCAGCTCCGCCATCGCCTCCGCGGGGAGCGGCGCGTCGGCCAGGTAGCGGTAGAGCAGCGGGATCATCCGGTGGCGAGCGGCGAGGTCGAACAGCCGCGGCCAGTCGATCTCCGTCGCGGCGAGTGCGTCCACCTCGCGCGGGTCGGCCAGCGCGGCGGCGCGAAGGAGCACGCCGCGCGCGGTGAGCGCCAATGGCGCCACGTCTATGCCCGTCCGCTCGTCGATCGCCATCACTCCGCGAACTGCTCGGAGAAGGTGCCCACGCGCGCCAGCGCCGCCTCCCAGCTCTCGAATCGCCCCGGGAAGCGCTCCATCACCGCGCGCGCGATCTCGCCCGTGCTCGCGCCGCCGTCCATGGCCGCGAGGATGAACGCGCCGATCTCGCCATCGCCGTGCAGGTGCGGGACGAAGGAATCGGCGCGCTTACGCAGCCGGTCGAGCGAGGGCGTGCTGGCGAAGAAGGTCGACTGGCGGAAGGAGAGCGGGGGCTGGCCCTCCCGCTGTATCTCCGTGTTCCAGAACCACATGTACTCGCCGCCCAGGTGGCGCGCCTGCAGCTCGGCGCGCACGCGCTCGCCCTCCGCCAGGACGACGGGCTCGGGGAAGGGGAAGAACGCCGTCTGGTAGATGCTGGTGTTCCCCGGCCCCGAGTCGAAGCCGATCCCGTCCGCCAGTTCGGCGCGGAACCACACGCCCAGCCCGTGCGCTGTCCCCGCGCGCGCGGCCGTCCATTCCGCGCCGCCGGCGACGTCCGCGCTGGTGATCGAACGGTAGTCCATCCTCGCCCACTCGCGCGCCTCGCCCAGCATCTGCGCGGGGTCGAAGGTGCTGCGCAGCCACTGGTTTACCGCCAACCGCCGCGCCGCGCCCAGGGTGATCCCCATCACCTCCGCCGGCCCGGCGAGGTCGTTCCAGAGCTCCTCCGCTTCCAGCGGCGCGGCCATGAGAACGTCCATCCGCGGCACGAGCGCGCCACCGGGCGCCAGCAATCGGGTCCGCGCGTCCGCCATCGTCCCCACGATCTCCTGGAACGGGGGGAGGATGCCACGCAGGTCGGAGACGATCACGTCGGCGCGCTCCGGAAGGGTCACGCGCGTGGAGACGTCCTGGATGAACTCCACGCGGTCCGCCACGCCGTTCTCCGCCGCCAACTCGCGCGCAACGCGGACGAGGTCGGTCGGGTCGATGCCGTATACCTTCCGCGCGCCCAGCTTCGCCGCGAGGAGCGCGAAGAACCCCGTCCCCGTGCCGATGTCGAGCACCACGGAGCCGGGGCGGACGAGCGCCTCGAGCGCGCGGCAGTACGGCTCCAGGCGCGTGCGGTCCGCCAGCATGCGGCCATAGCTGACGATGCTGTACGTCGTCTCAGCCATCCCCACCACCCGCGTGAGTCCCCGCCGCGCGCGCCTCCAGCAGCGCGCAGAGCTCGCCCAGCCGCGCCGGATCCGCGTGCGCCACCGCGCGGAACACGGGCACCTCGCGCGCCAGCCGCGCGTACAGCGCCAGGTCGCGCGCCTGCGCGGCGAGATCGGGGAGCCATCCCATGTACGTGTTGGCGACGAGGGTGAGCACCGCATCCGCCGGCCGCATCGGCTCGAGCCGCGGCGCGTACTCCGTCTCCCGTCCCCCCAGCACCGCGATTGCGGCGACGGGGAGCGCGCCGGCGTGGAAGGCGTCGCCGCCCTCCGCGAGGTCGAGGTAGCGCTTGTCCCAGTTGGGCGTGAGCGGGGGGAGGCGGGACTCGTCGCCATACAGCGCGCGCACGGCGTCGGGCCACAGGCGCAGGTGCGGATACGCCGCGCGCACGGCGATGCGATCCGAAGACGCCTCCAGCGCGGCGACGTCGTCCGCCAGGACTTTCCCCCCCCGCGCCGCGAACGCCGCCGCGGTGGTCGACTTTCCCGCGCCCGCCGGGCCGCACACCAGCAGCGCCCCGGCTTCCGTGGCGATGGCGCTCGCGTGTACGCAGGCCGCGCCGCGCAGCCGGAGGACGAGGCCGCAGACGGGGCCGAGGAGGTAGGTGCAGGCGTCTTCCAGCGTCAGCGGCGCCTGCCAGGTGCAGCCGACCTGCGTCCCTTTCGCGTCGACGGTGAACTCGGTGTCGTCCGCATAGCGCAGGCGCAGCCATCCCCCGTCCGCGCTGCGGAAGGCGGCCATGGTCGGCTCGCCCTGCGCCGTCTCGCGGTCCGCCACGTACCAGGGGGTGGAGATGGACGACGGGTCGGCGGGGTGCGCGCCGATGGACAGGCGCAGCTCCGCCGGGCCCGCGTCCGGCTCGGCGCGCAGCCCCGGGAGCGGGTGATCGGATTCGGCGGACAGCCCGTAGAGATGGTAGCGCAAGCGGATGGGAA is from Longimicrobium sp. and encodes:
- a CDS encoding nucleotidyltransferase family protein produces the protein MAIDERTGIDVAPLALTARGVLLRAAALADPREVDALAATEIDWPRLFDLAARHRMIPLLYRYLADAPLPAEAMAELRARNRAEVHRALSLAAELRRLSAALEDAGVPALAYKGPALAVQAYGDLALRGFIDLDLLVLPGDVPRALEVLAAAGYEPALDLTPAQERYFRRVDGDYQLLHRDTGRLVELHARVSSERFCMPIETEMLMRRAQSVPVGGAPVRTLADEDAVLVACVHGAKHRWKRLEWLAALAALLRGGTDPAAVLARAAEVRARRTTLLGLALARRLVDAPLPPAVAREIEADAHLPELVDEAERRMLDDGAEGEETVANLRFNLRARDDAADRARYVGRWLFGPSPEDWRWARLPDALFPLYRVLRPVRLLLRHARRGG
- a CDS encoding 50S ribosomal protein L11 methyltransferase, giving the protein MAETTYSIVSYGRMLADRTRLEPYCRALEALVRPGSVVLDIGTGTGFFALLAAKLGARKVYGIDPTDLVRVARELAAENGVADRVEFIQDVSTRVTLPERADVIVSDLRGILPPFQEIVGTMADARTRLLAPGGALVPRMDVLMAAPLEAEELWNDLAGPAEVMGITLGAARRLAVNQWLRSTFDPAQMLGEAREWARMDYRSITSADVAGGAEWTAARAGTAHGLGVWFRAELADGIGFDSGPGNTSIYQTAFFPFPEPVVLAEGERVRAELQARHLGGEYMWFWNTEIQREGQPPLSFRQSTFFASTPSLDRLRKRADSFVPHLHGDGEIGAFILAAMDGGASTGEIARAVMERFPGRFESWEAALARVGTFSEQFAE
- a CDS encoding ABC transporter ATP-binding protein yields the protein MSAEPGPPPAGRVRALAAELWRLDPRGTAGALALSLASAAFEAAGVVMLVPLLTAVGLPAPAGSAAGIARVAHRALAFFGLRPTLLPVLALFVAVTTAQALTYRAQGLAALRLELEVALRIRRRLYAAVAGARWLHFTRTRSSDLLQALTLECDRAAHAASYLLSIATYALVSLAYFALALRVSAGASLVAAASGVLLMAALRGYSRSVRRQGEGLSRAHGEMTAAATEHLQSMKTVKSYGAEERNVALFGAAAQHAADVQQRASRLYADSRALFTVGSALLLGLVTWVSVALLELPGTATLVLAFIFFRLVPRLQNLQQQHQMLVHDLPSYELVTRRIAALEAERERLSAGVPVHTLAEGIRFEGVTFAYPAVGRDAVSGVDLWIPARRTTAIVGPSGSGKTTVADLVMGLVPPASGRVVVDERVLDEGWMRGWREGIGYVAQDTVLFHDTVRQNLLWAHPDAAEEELREALRQAAADGFVAALPQGMETVIGDRGVRLSGGERQRLALARALLRRPALLILDEATSALDTENERRIRDAIAALQGRVTILLITHRLSSVRDADAIHVMEAGRLVESGAWAELMARPAGRFRALWRSQEAEAQDPGS